A genomic segment from Pediococcus acidilactici encodes:
- a CDS encoding peptide MFS transporter, translated as MNTQEKDKAFLGQPRGLMTLFFTEMWERFSYYGMRAILIYYMYYAVTQGGLGFSQATAASVMAIYGSLVYLASVAGGFISDRILGSRKTVFYGGVLIMFGHIALSLPFGSAALLVSIALIVIGTGMLKPNVSEMVGSLYSVEDTRRDAGFSIFVFGINLGALLAPLIVSWVGFQISFHAGFSLAAIGMFFGLVQYYLDGKKYLNKDSLYPSDPIQPEEVKKFSLRVLVGVVVLALILLVMFIANVLTIDNVVLLISIVAIITPVVYFILMFTSNKVSKGERSRLWAYVPLFIAATLFWAIEEQGSVVLALFAADRTQLHYGWINITPANFQSLNPLFIMLYTPIFAWLWTKLGKKQPSSPKKFTYGLVFTGISYLFIALPGLMFGTDGKVNALWLVGSWAIVEIGEMLISPIGLSVTTKLAPAAFASQMMSMWFLADAAGQAINAQLVKLYPGHEVGYFIWTGIITIIFALVLWLLSPWISKKMQGIR; from the coding sequence TTGAATACACAAGAAAAAGATAAAGCTTTTCTTGGTCAACCGCGTGGTTTGATGACGTTGTTCTTCACAGAAATGTGGGAACGGTTCAGTTACTACGGAATGCGTGCAATTTTAATTTATTACATGTATTACGCAGTCACGCAAGGTGGGCTAGGTTTTAGCCAAGCTACTGCTGCTTCAGTTATGGCCATTTATGGTTCATTAGTTTATTTAGCTAGTGTCGCTGGTGGATTTATCAGTGATCGGATTTTGGGTAGTCGGAAGACCGTTTTTTACGGTGGTGTTTTAATTATGTTCGGGCACATTGCCCTTTCATTGCCATTCGGTAGCGCGGCATTACTTGTGTCAATTGCGCTAATCGTTATCGGTACAGGAATGTTGAAGCCTAACGTTTCTGAGATGGTCGGCTCACTTTACTCTGTAGAAGATACCAGACGAGATGCCGGATTTAGTATTTTTGTCTTTGGTATTAATTTGGGCGCGTTGCTGGCTCCGTTAATTGTTTCGTGGGTTGGTTTTCAAATCAGTTTCCATGCTGGCTTCTCGTTAGCCGCAATTGGAATGTTCTTCGGACTGGTACAATATTATCTTGATGGTAAAAAATACTTAAATAAGGATAGTTTATATCCTTCAGATCCAATTCAACCAGAAGAAGTTAAGAAGTTTAGCCTACGCGTACTTGTGGGTGTAGTAGTACTTGCATTAATTTTATTGGTAATGTTCATTGCTAACGTACTTACGATTGATAACGTAGTCTTGTTAATCAGTATTGTAGCTATTATTACGCCAGTGGTTTACTTCATCTTAATGTTCACCAGCAACAAGGTTTCTAAAGGTGAACGTTCCCGTTTATGGGCATACGTACCACTTTTCATTGCCGCAACTTTATTCTGGGCAATCGAAGAACAAGGTTCAGTTGTGTTGGCATTGTTCGCTGCGGATCGGACCCAACTTCATTATGGTTGGATCAACATCACGCCAGCTAACTTCCAATCGTTGAACCCGTTGTTTATCATGTTATACACCCCGATTTTTGCTTGGTTGTGGACTAAGCTAGGTAAAAAACAACCTTCGTCTCCGAAGAAATTTACCTACGGGTTGGTATTTACCGGGATTTCATACCTCTTTATTGCACTACCAGGCTTGATGTTTGGTACTGATGGAAAGGTAAACGCCCTTTGGCTAGTTGGTAGCTGGGCAATCGTTGAAATTGGTGAAATGTTGATTTCCCCAATTGGATTATCCGTAACTACTAAATTAGCTCCCGCAGCGTTTGCATCACAGATGATGAGTATGTGGTTCTTAGCGGATGCGGCTGGACAAGCGATTAACGCGCAACTAGTTAAACTCTATCCTGGTCACGAAGTTGGCTACTTCATTTGGACCGGAATCATTACGATTATCTTTGCGCTCGTTCTATGGTTACTTTCACCATGGATCAGTAAAAAGATGCAAGGAATTCGTTAA
- the lysS gene encoding lysine--tRNA ligase codes for MGEKQQPSMNDQLRVRREKMQELRDKGIDPFGHRFERTHLAAQLHEKYGDMSKEEIEEQGVVATVAGRMVSKRGKGKVGFADLKDRSGKIQLYVRKDELGEDVYKIFKRADLGDFLGVTGDVMKTDMGELTIKATSLTFLSKALRPLPDKFHGLQNVEQIYRQRYLDLIANDESMERFRKRTKIVSAIRRYLDDHGFAEVETPVLHTQAGGASARPFITHHNALDIDLYLRIALELHLKRLIVGGMERVYEIGRVFRNEGIDTRHNPEFTMLETYVAYYDFHDVMDETEGILKAAVNAVSDDGKITYQGTELDLNQDFERLHMVDAIKKYAGVDFWPKMSVEEARKLADEHGVKYESWWTVGHIINEFFEDKVQDQLKQPVFIYGHPVEISPLAKKNADDPRFTDRFELYILGNEYGNAFTELNDPIDQRQRFEAQVAEREAGNEEAEGIDEDYIEALEYGMPPTGGLGIGIDRLVMLLTDAPSIRDVLLFPTMRPID; via the coding sequence GTGGGCGAGAAGCAACAACCAAGCATGAATGACCAACTACGGGTGCGTCGTGAAAAGATGCAAGAATTACGCGACAAAGGAATCGATCCGTTTGGTCATCGTTTTGAAAGAACACATTTAGCCGCACAACTACACGAAAAGTACGGTGATATGTCAAAAGAAGAAATCGAAGAACAGGGCGTTGTCGCAACCGTTGCGGGGCGGATGGTTTCGAAGCGTGGTAAAGGAAAGGTCGGCTTTGCTGACTTAAAGGACCGTTCTGGAAAGATCCAACTTTACGTACGGAAAGATGAATTAGGCGAAGACGTCTACAAGATTTTTAAGCGTGCTGATTTAGGTGATTTCCTAGGAGTGACTGGGGACGTAATGAAGACGGATATGGGAGAATTAACCATTAAAGCTACTTCATTGACCTTCTTAAGCAAGGCTTTACGCCCATTGCCCGACAAGTTTCATGGTTTACAAAACGTTGAGCAAATTTACCGCCAACGTTATTTAGATTTGATTGCAAATGATGAAAGCATGGAACGGTTCCGCAAACGGACCAAGATTGTTTCCGCAATTCGGCGCTACTTGGACGACCACGGTTTTGCCGAAGTAGAAACACCAGTTCTCCACACTCAAGCTGGGGGAGCAAGTGCGCGACCATTCATTACCCATCACAATGCGTTGGATATTGATTTGTACTTACGAATTGCTTTGGAACTACATTTGAAGCGTTTGATCGTGGGTGGCATGGAACGCGTTTATGAAATTGGTCGAGTTTTCCGGAACGAAGGGATCGACACCCGGCATAATCCAGAATTCACCATGCTAGAAACTTACGTAGCTTACTACGACTTCCACGACGTAATGGACGAAACGGAAGGAATTTTAAAAGCGGCGGTTAACGCAGTTTCAGATGATGGTAAGATTACGTACCAAGGCACGGAACTTGACTTGAATCAAGACTTCGAACGGTTGCACATGGTAGATGCGATTAAGAAGTATGCGGGCGTAGATTTCTGGCCAAAGATGTCTGTAGAAGAAGCTCGTAAATTAGCTGACGAACACGGTGTTAAATATGAATCATGGTGGACGGTTGGTCACATTATCAACGAGTTCTTTGAAGATAAGGTGCAAGACCAATTGAAGCAACCCGTCTTCATCTACGGTCACCCGGTTGAAATTTCACCATTGGCTAAGAAAAACGCTGATGATCCGCGGTTTACCGATCGTTTTGAATTGTACATTTTGGGTAACGAATACGGAAATGCGTTTACCGAATTGAATGACCCAATTGACCAACGGCAACGTTTTGAAGCTCAAGTAGCAGAGCGGGAAGCTGGTAACGAAGAAGCAGAAGGAATCGATGAAGATTATATCGAAGCTTTGGAATACGGGATGCCACCAACTGGCGGTTTAGGAATTGGAATTGACCGTTTAGTAATGTTGCTAACCGATGCTCCTTCAATTCGTGACGTACTTCTATTCCCAACGATGCGTCCAATTGATTAA